tcaatccctggtcgtggaactaagaacctgcatgccatgtggtgtgaacaaaaaaacaagaaagcaaagtTATTGGAGTGGCtatgttaatattaaataaaGTGCAAAGCAAGGCATATTACCAATTATTAAGAAGGTTATTTCATAATGATACAGAGGTAAATGTTTATTCATATAATAATGaagcttcaaaatacatgaagcaagaCCTGatagaaatgaaaggagaaacagaatgaTTCCCATAATAGAGATTTCAATAACCTTCTCTCAATAATTGATAGAACAAGTTGGTTGAaattcagaaagaataaagaattctTCGCTACCAATCAACTTACggtattgatgtttttgaaaatttggcacagcagcagcatatacattctttttaatcaCATATGAAACATTTACATAGATGGACTAGAATCTGGGCTATAAAtaccaataaatttaaaaggatcaaatagaattagaaatcaataacagaaaggtaTTTGAAAAATTAACTACTAGGAAATAACACACTTCCAAAAAACTCACAGGTCAAAGAAAATAGCAGAGAGAATTTAGAAAGTATTTGGAATTAAACTAAAAGAGTGAACAGTGTTTCAAaatctgttgttgctgtttagtcgctaagctgtctccaactcttttggggccccatggactgtaacctgccaggttcctctgtccacgggatttcccaggcaagaatactggagttcccatttccttctccaagggatcttccccatcctaggatcaaacccgtgcctcctacattagcaggcagattctttaccactgagccaccagggaatgaaaGCAGTACTTGAAGGGAAATTCATAGCATTAAACTCACATATGGAGTAGAAAAAGATTTCACACCAATGATCTCAGCTTCCTCCTCAAGAAATTACAAAAAGAGGACCAACTTAAATCTCAGGTaggaataagaaaggaaaaaatatagaaCAGAGCAGAATACGatcaaattgaaaacagaaaaaaacaaaacaaacaaatcaattaAATATGAAACTAgttgagaagattaaaaaaattacaaatcactAGCCCGACTGAtcagacataaaaaagagaagacacaatGACCAATAATAAAGAAATGTGGCCTCACTAcagattttagagaaaaataaaagaaaaactatgaacaaTTTAAGACAATAAATCTGATGAATTTGACATTTCATCCTGTCTTGAAAGAAcagttttttaataaaatctcaACGTACAAAATTGCTTTTATTACTCTGGAATGGCTTGCTTCAGATATTGTACAGCACGCACACTTATTAACTTCAAATTAGCTTCAAACCATTGAAAATGACATTGGATAAGAGTACAGAGTGTTAGGGGGAAAACGCGTTCGCACGCGCGCgcgtaccacacacacacccccacacacccccacacaaaaTCTGGTTTTCCCAAACTTTCTCATTTACCTCGGAAaccgcgtacacacacacacacacacacacacacacacaatctggtTTTCCCAAACTTTCTCATTTACCTCGGAAaccgcgtacacacacacacaatctggtTTTCCCAAACTTTCTCATTTACCTCGGAAACTTTCCAGCTTGGATGCACACCCACTTTCCACCCCCAAATATGAAggcctgtttttattttctggttcACTGACAAGCGACAGTTTGACAGTAGATAAAGCCCTCTCAGcgaaggggctggggagaggtcTGCTCACGTCTCCTATGAAGTTACCCCCCTCCCTTTATCTATCTTAGATACCACTTTCTCCTTAGATAAAGCTCAATTATTTTCCCAACAACTTCGGCAAGAGCTTTAACAGGATCCTCACAGCTTTACAGAATAACCAATGAGACTGTTTTCCCTCCTGCTTTTTAACAGAGGAAAGTGCCCCCTTCCTGCTTGGTAAGTGAGGAAAGAGGATGCGAGGAGACAGCAAACAGAGGTCTTCAGAGGTTTGGTCCAAGACTTTCGTCAGTTGTCCTGACTGATGGAGCCACAAGCCTCCTTTGCTCTCTAGTTTTTCTTTCGCCTCATTCACCTAATACTCCTTTCATAAGCAATACAGAGAAAACAAGCTCCTGCTGCTCTTCGGGCGCTCAAATTATGGTGGCAGGATCAACCAAACTGCACCAGAAGCTCAAGATCCAAGGAAGAATGGAAAATCGGTGGAGCAAAGAAATCTCAGGTACTTTTAGACTTCGTTTTAACCGACGACCTATCTCGTATGCCGAGGGCTgtgcaattttatatatatgtctatCCCTCGTATCAGTACACGACGTGTAAACTATTGGCCAGGAAATTTTAAGTAACGTACCCAAGGTAAGAGTTTCAACTAATGGGACGGGTTTCAGGTCACTCAGTTTTCAGACTGAAATCTCACAATTTCCGCAGTCCGTATCCTGAGAGGCGGAGACAGGCTGTAAGCGGTACCCTCTGCGTTATCCAAACCTCCGGCCTCGGAGGCGCAGCACCGCCCACTTGCGGGAAGGCCGAGCGCAGCCTCGGCCCCGGAAACCCAATCCGCCGCCGGCTCCGACCCGGCGCCCGCCTCGGGCCGGTCACGTGGCGCCCAAAATGGCCGCGCCCAGGCGACTCTAGCGGAGCGTGGCGTGAGCCCTCGCGGGGCCGGAGGAGACCCGCCGAGGCCGCGGCTGCACGGAGACGCGCGTAAGGTACCGGCGCTCGGGAAGAGGGGCGCCGGCGGGAACAGAGGGATGCGCAGCGGCCTGACGCGCTGTTCTGCCGCAGCGTGGTAATGAGATCCCAGCACTGAGTCACAACGAGAGGGGAGTCGGTTCCATCGGCCCGACCGTCCCGACACTTTCCCCCCTACAAGAAAAGatcttatatttaaattaaacctctggcggcgggggcggggaaggggaagAGGTTGGAAACCTGCGCTCGAACTTAATCCCAGGTTTACTGCCAATTTACCGGGTGACCTTGGCCTAATTTAATTTTCATCGGCCTCACTTTCTTAATTGTCTGTCTCGGCAGCTATCTTAGATAACTAATGCAAAAGGCTTTCGAAGTGTTTGTAACATTTAAACGTGGCATTCATTGCCTTAGCTGTGGATATATTATTAATAACCAGGATACATACAGTGACCTACTGCGGACCAAATTAAGGGTGACTTTTAATAGCCACACTTTAGAAAATGGCCAGCTCACAGCAGGAACCTCAGCAGTATGCAGAGCATTGAACAGAAAACTAGTGATAGCATTAGGCAGGACTTTTGGGGGAAACATTTCAGACATATACACTATACACCTTGTATATACttaatttgcttgtttttatatCTCTTTCCACCACCCCGCCAACATAAAATTATTCAGCGTTCCTGTAGGTCAGAGATCCTATCATGTTATTGTAACCAAGGCCCTCGGAAAGTTTGAGTCCAGGAAACCTAGACATAAATGTCCAAGCCTGCACTGTACTTAGGATAACTTGAACTTTGTTTAGTTGCTACgttgtgtagcctgccaggttcctctgttcatgggagtctcaggcaagaatatccgagtgggttgccacttcctcctccgggggatcttctccacctaggggtcaaacccacatctcctgcctcagcaggtgggttctttaccactgagccatcagcgaAGCACTAACTAGAATGATATGAAATTCAGTGCACTCAGCATTTCGCAAGGCACCCAATGGCTACCCAGTAAAATTTGTGTTATAATTTTCTAGCAAATGAATAGTGAACCAAGAAAATTACTTAATAATGTAGAACATTTTTTCtgaacttttgcttttctttactcTGCTGCCCTTAAATATGAGCTAAATCGAATGAACTAAATcttcaagctgctgctgctaagtcgcttcagtcgtgtccgactctgtgcgaccccgtagacagcagcccaccaggctcctctgtccctgggattctccaggcaacaacactggagttgccgtttccttctccaatgcatgaaagtgaattCATCATTCACCCATTCCCTCactctcttactccagctagtgcctaAGTCAACAGACTACCTGCCTGTGGACCAGAGAAAGGTTATCGTTTGTTTCTTTGCAGCCAACCAGaatgagttttatattttttaagtttttttactGTTTAGTTTTTCTAAGTATGCAACAAAGACCATTATGTGACCCACAAAGCCTAAAGTATATACCATCTGGCCCTTTAGagaagtttgctgacctctgctctAGGGCAGAGGTGAAATCACGAGTGTCTTCTACCTACTAAATAAATtcttttccaaagtagttgtcatgaaagtcaaagttgctcagtcgtgtccgcctctttgcaaccccatggactgtagcctgccaggcgcctctgtccatggaattctccaggccagaatactggagtaaggtagcctttcccttcttcacaggatcttcccaacccagctacCCAACTCAGGTCGctcgcattacaggcggattcttcaccagctgagccacaaggaaagcctggTCTTACCCAAATTGGATACAGTTTATGCTTCCACCAGCATGAGTTTCCTTTACCCCACATTCTTACCAGTAATtgaaatttaatttctatttccctGATTATAGTGGTTAAGCACATTTTCCTATTTATTGGCTGTTTGGCTTTCCTCTTTGTTACAATTCCAAATTCAGGAggattccctcgtggctcagtggtaaagaatccgcctgggaGGCAGGAaccataggagacacaggtttaatcccttggtcagaagatccctgggaggaggaaatggcaacccactccagtattcttgcctggagaatcccttggacagaagagcctggcgggctacaggccatagggttgcaaagagaagtGCCTGTTAACACCGTTTGTCAGTTTTTCTATTGAGTTGGTTgcctttttcttactgatttctaGTACTTTACATATTCTGAGTACCAACAATGACTCCTTTgtattgcaaacattttctctacCACTGGCTTATCTTTATGGTATCTATGAATGAGTTCATTTTAACTGGTTAATACTagtttaaaattaactttatgtattttatggAAAGTGCTTTTTGCaaatttacaatatttttaagGGTCACAAAAATGTTCTGTGTTTTCTGAAAGTTTCATGTGTTGTCCATGTTCTGGTTTCTGTTTCACATAGAATTGTGGGGGTTTGGAGGCAGAGGTGTTTATGCTAATCAGTTTCATAGTCAAATTGATGATTATGAAATGAAGCTATGGCTAACTTTTTTAAGCTAAATATTTATGATCTTCAGAGGGCTTTTATAAGCCCTTTTGCTGTTTTTCTATAGATACACATTattgaaaaatgatattttaatttaagGCTCAAGATGAAAAATCATGAACCAGATGGTACTGTCATCAAGGAGAACTTAATTGATATCATAGCCCGAAAAATTAACCAACTCCCAGAAGCAGAAAGGTAAGATCCCttcttatacttaaaaaaattttatcaggTGGATTTTCATCATTGATTCATTTCAATTTAGTTTGACTATAAACAACATACACTATCAGAAAGAAACTTGACATTTTTCTTGCATTGATGAGAAAGACAAGGTCCAGAGAGATTAGCTATTTTACTTGAAGTCAAGGCTAAAATTCGTTTCTTTGGACATTTCTATTAAATgtctcagtttttccatttgGCTTAGAGTAGAaacaaatgtatgtatttatggactaatttaaataacaaaattttagattttaaaactgTCTTCTTTCTCAATTCATTACCACTCTTACCACACTCAATTCATTACTATACTTACCAGTCTGAGAGTGCCATGTAACACACATAGCTAGACAAGAAATTTCAGAGAAATGGGATCATAGCTAAAAGATCATTAAGGTATTATTAATTTACATAGGAAACATGCTGATCTTTGAAGACAACACTGAATGAACTGCAGTCCCTACAAAATGTTCTTAGCTCTTCTTCGGAGGCAGCCACTCTAACACTCCATGCAAactgaaaatcagagaaggaatgGCGTATGCATATGCACAATCAACAGGACAGCAGAGTCTGTCGTATTTGAGGAACCAGTGTTACTGAAGTATAAGGGAAGTGGGCATAAGGTTAAAGAGACAGAGTTTTGAGCAGGGAATGACCCAGCTAACATTTCCAAAGAACATTCCAGTTGTTTTCTGGAAAACAGATTTCAGGTAGGAGAGAAAAAGACGACCACCAGTAGGAAAATTGGCATAGTAATCCCAGTGAGTGGTGGTGGCAGTTTGAAGTGAAAAAAAGGATGGATTTGAAATACATTTTGGAAGTGTAATTTTACTATCTTGCACAAATTCCAATCTTACTGACACCAGCTAAACAAGGGAGAACCTATAAACCCAAAGGCAGTAATAAGAACTTGGTGAGATTTTTTTAAGCTGTTTATCCAATTCTCCTCCCCCCcgaccacacacacatacagtgttACTGTTTTTCAGAGGTAATCAGAAAACCTTTTTAAGCAAATAAAAGCTATGTACCCATGTTTCCAGGCCAGTGAGGAAGGGAAAGCCACAAAGACTAACACAAAGAAGGGTAGATGTGACAGCCTTGAAGAGGAGGAGGTAGGATGTGCTATTGGGACTTGCACAAAATTAGAAGCAGCAATGGGGAAGTGAGCTAGAACTGCAAAGCAAGCTTTAGTTTGGACGTAAACTGTTTTCAGTCCCTGGCACCTAAGCAGGGCAGACGGCAGCACCTCCGTATCTTTCCCTTGTTCCCtatttttcctgtttctattttatgtatcCTAGTTctgtttgagggcttccctggtggctcagaggttaaagtgtctgcctgcaatgtgggagacctgggtttgatccctgggttgggaagatcccctggagaaggaaatggcaacccactccagtattattgcctggagaatcccatggacagaggagcctggtgggtgttgtttagttgataagtcatgtccaactctttccaaacccatagactgtagccccccaggctcctctgtccatgggatttcccaggcatgtgTTATTTGAAAAGTTTTTAAGTATATTAAGCTTGAATATCAAACACTTCACTTTCTAATCTAcaaaataatgtaacaaatttCATTGCCACTTATTATTTCTGATCTTATATTTCATTTGTTCATGATTCTagttattttttatctttccaaAAAACTCCTGAGTTCACATTTCTAAGTTGTATAGGCACTTTTTGGGAACAGTGACCAGCTATGGAGCTGCTAGATAACAATTTTCTATTGAATTATTAATTAAACAACGTGACTTTAAGCCACAGGAAATTCAAATCTGGTAGGGAGACAGCAAACTTTGCTATTCAGATTCCAGTTACACTCCCTGATATATTTAGGGacttatttacataatttttaatatttaacattaatatggagaaggcaatggcaacccactccagtactcttccctggaaaatcccatagatggaggagcctggtaagctgcagtccatggggtcgctaagagtcagacacactgagtgacttcactttcacttttcactttcctacactggagaaggaaatggcaacccacttgtgttcttgcctggagaatcccagggacgggggagcctggtgggctgccgtctatggggtcacacagagtcagacacgactgaagcgacttagcagcagcagcaacataatATATCAACatattataatgtatataataattaTGTATATGGACAAGTTATTTACCTTAGTATTTGTTCCCATGACTAAAAATGAAGAGGATATGTATTTCACAGTGTTATCATGAAAATAACagtattttagaggaaatgcttaaGTTTCCCACTCCCTTAGCTCCCACAAAAATACACAGGTCTTTTCATATTCATGTTTTGTTATTGTTCCGTAGTTCTCCAGGTCCTCATCACAAATACCGTCTTACGTACCCCAAGTTTCGAAACTGCCTCCTTTGTACTGCCATTACTGTTTTAGTACACTTCTGTTAGATTTCAAGTTTATGTATCTTTCAGTCTCCAGTAGTAAACTGTAAAAACACTGGAGGTAGGCAATTTTTGTACCTTCACAGCCAAGTGTGCTGTATGCAGTAAGGTGCTCAGTGACTAAGTGCCAAGTACCACTATGATTACAAAATGACCAGTAAGAGAGGTAATCTTACACAATGTAGAAAACTCGATTAGGAATTCCTAGAAAAACTGTTTTAAGATTGAGCATTAACCATAGTAGTTAGAGAGGGTATCGTATGGTTAGTCTGGCTAATTAAGACTAGTAAgaaaactgagagactgaaatgcCTGTGTTACAGGTGGCAAGGCAGGTGGTAAAAAAGTTAAAACGGTAGGCTGAAGACTCTGAATTGGAGTATTTCAATATTCAGCAGTTTTAGggttattttttcccctgaaactaAAGAATGGATAGAATGTGCACTTTAAAACTTATACATCCAATGCTTAAAAACCAGCTTTACCATTTACTATCCCAAAACATCACTTTTATTTCAATGAGTTCTTATGAAGTGCCTAGCATAGAGGATCCCTTAAATGTTAGTACTGTTCCACCCCGGCCCCCCAACCCTGACTCCAATGCTTCACGGAAGATTAATAGGAAACATCAGTTCCACCTTACTGAATGCCTTCTATGTGTCAGGTGCTGTTGAAACCAAGATACTTGTGTCTTTGTAGCCAGTCTTCAAGTTGTTTACAGGCTAGTTGGGAAGGCTGACATGTAAATCTATGATAAAACAGTACCGCTTTTTAAGTACTGGGCGTTGTAGGAGCCTAGAGAGGCATTTAAGTCAGACTCTTCAGAAGCTCTTCCCTGCTATATAAGGGTCCCGGGGCAGGGGGAATTTCCATACTTTACAAAATCACAAAACAAATTGTACCACTGCATCCTTAATGTGTTGGCCAAATTCAGAACCTTTTAGAATAAAAATCTCTATGTAAAACAATGATTTTAGGTTTGTTTTACAGAGCTGTTAAGATATAATAAATATGATCCTAAAATCCTGATTAAGTTCTGTAACATATGCCAGAATTCTTCTTGGAGAGCTTACATACACAATAGAGCAAAGTTACTGTTTTTTCTCACCCATTCAGGAATCTGCTTGAAAATGGATCAGCATATGTTGGACTTAATGCTGCTCTCTGTGGCCTAATAGCAAATAGTCTTTTTCGACGCATCTTGCATGTGACACAGGCTCGTATAGCTGCTGGCTTACCAATGGCAGTGATCCCATTTTTGACAGCAAATGTATCTTATAAAGGTTTTGTAAGTTTACCTTTGAATACAGGTAAGTTCTATTTCACTATCACCAGTAAGTTCACTTTGGTATACAGTTTGCACCTTATGTTAATCCTTAAAGTAGCTATATGATTTAAGGTAGTCACGGCGTACATCTGTCAGACTCGGATGGATAAGACTGAACCTTGCTAGCCTCTGTAAAGCAGCAATTAATTCATATTAGCATGGTCTACCAAACAAGTAAAATAGATACACAGTAATGCTAAGTACTTTCCTTTATCTAACCTATCTTTCCCACAGTGCTTAGTAAGAAATacttggaaactttaaaaaatgttgactGCCTTAACATTATAGtttcttaaagggaaaaaacattTTGTGGGAACAAGACTATGTAGTAAATCAAAAAGcaccatatgtgtgtgtatacagtagTTATCAAATACatggagacttgatttcctttggaCAATTCACAATATTTGCTGAGTACTCCAAGTTCAGCTAAATCATGAAAGGATttatgatttaaaacaaaaaattatcacAGGTGGTAGTAAGGGAGGAAGCAGTCCATTTAAATTCTCTTAAGTGCTACTTCAAATTTGCTTAAATTGGATGAGTATTTTGTTTGAATCCCCAAGATCATTGTGGAAAGAGTTTTGATATGCAGGGAAACAATGAAGTGAACAGAATGAGTGAAAACATAAGTTAACTTTCTAGTACCATGTactaatttgaaaatgaataattttataaaaataaaaccagactatataatataaaaatgtaagatGAATTAAATTGTTAAAACAGATTTCCCATGGGtttaaaaaagtttcttaaaGACAAAAATACTAGCCCAGGTTTGCTAATACAAGTGCACAAAACTAGAGGCAGTGCAAACTATTATAttcaaatggaaaacaaattagGGAGTTTCCCTAACATGGTTTTATCAGTTACTCGTTTTAATCATCCATATGTATACCTTTTAACATGCCTTGTAGAAATGCATTTGCTGTATTACTGCTTTAAAATTGCCTATCTGTGGACCTTGAGTTCTTTAAGTGTTTGCTTGAATATCCATTTGCAGAACTAATTTGTTTCCTAGGTGATCTGCATTGTGAAACCTGCACAATAATACGAGGTGGACTGGTTGGTCTTGTTTTCGGTGGCCTGTACCCTGTTTTTTTGGCTATCCCTGTGAATGGTGGCCTAGCAGCTAGGTAGGATTATTTTCCATAATTATTGAAAAACTTAAGTACACTCTTTTTTTAGGGAATATTACCTGTttgatttgaaagcattaatGAGACTTGTTTTATCCAAGTAATCACAGATACTTTCCAGGAATTTGAAAACACTTCTGGAAATTTATCACACTGATCTCTTGGGTGTGAGGTTCAGGTTCGAAATATAAAGCTGCAAGCAAGTACTACTGTGACTAGTGTGAAAGCTACGTTACATGCATAATGTTCTTAAGAGTTTGTGTGCtacttctaaaagaaaattcCATCAGAAAATGTGTAGCTATAAGCCAAAATAACTCAGTTATTCTCTGATGAACTCTTGTACCAAACAATCTATAAGCTTCCAGAGgtgaaatgggggggggggggacaaaagaaaacaaaaggccaGTTTTTAGGACTAACAGACATTGAAGAGAATGCTATTACCTTAATCTTTACCCTAAGCTAGTTTTAAGACTTCTGGAATTAATATATGCTGTATACAAATTTATCACTTAATACAACTATCTTTTCTAGTGAACTGTCTCAATGTTTTCTTACAGGTATAATTCAGCCCTGCTACCAGAGAAAGGAAACATCTTAAATTACTGGATTAGGATTTCTAAGCCTGTCTTTAGAAAGATGTTATTTCCCATTTTGCTCCAGACTGGGTTTGCTGCATACCTTGGGTCTAGACAATATAAACTACTTATAAAGGCTCTTCAGTTACCAGAACCTGGCCTAGAGATTGAGTGATTGTTAAGCAAatctgtacacaaaaataaaactataaaaataacctATATCTAATTTTGAATAAACAGAGACTCGTACATAAGGTACAATTCTGGGATCTACAGTATTCAACACTGTCCACTTACTTAAGAACCTAACTTCCTTGTTTTCCCAGTACTTTCTCCCACATTCACTTGCTCTACTCCTTTATATTAACACAAGAAAAAACCATACAGCTGTTTTCATTAAAAACCTCATAAAAGAATCCAAACAGGAATGAAAATGGGGATAGGGGGTGGAGCGGTATCAACACAGTAcagaaatgttattttcttaattcaCTGTTTTCCATGGGTATTATTCAGAGACTCTtagaacatatttaaaaacattcCTGGGACTTCTCCAGCGG
Above is a genomic segment from Cervus elaphus chromosome 2, mCerEla1.1, whole genome shotgun sequence containing:
- the TMEM126A gene encoding transmembrane protein 126A isoform X2, with the protein product MKNHEPDGTVIKENLIDIIARKINQLPEAERNLLENGSAYVGLNAALCGLIANSLFRRILHVTQARIAAGLPMAVIPFLTANVSYKGFVSLPLNTGDLHCETCTIIRGGLVGLVFGGLYPVFLAIPVNGGLAARYNSALLPEKGNILNYWIRISKPVFRKMLFPILLQTGFAAYLGSRQYKLLIKALQLPEPGLEIE
- the TMEM126A gene encoding transmembrane protein 126A isoform X1 encodes the protein MRSGLTRCSAAAWLKMKNHEPDGTVIKENLIDIIARKINQLPEAERNLLENGSAYVGLNAALCGLIANSLFRRILHVTQARIAAGLPMAVIPFLTANVSYKGFVSLPLNTGDLHCETCTIIRGGLVGLVFGGLYPVFLAIPVNGGLAARYNSALLPEKGNILNYWIRISKPVFRKMLFPILLQTGFAAYLGSRQYKLLIKALQLPEPGLEIE